Proteins encoded within one genomic window of Rhinolophus sinicus isolate RSC01 linkage group LG14, ASM3656204v1, whole genome shotgun sequence:
- the LOC109451553 gene encoding histone H2A type 2-B, with protein MSGRGKQGGKARAKAKSRSSRAGLQFPVGRVHRLLRKGNYAERVGAGAPVYLAAVLEYLTAEILELAGNAARDNKKTRIIPRHLQLAVRNDEELNKLLGGVTIAQGGVLPNIQAVLLPKKTESHKPGKNK; from the coding sequence ATGTCAGGACGCGGAAAGCAGGGAGGCAAAGCTCGCGCCAAGGCCAAGTCGCGCTCGTCACGCGCAGGCCTGCAGTTCCCGGTGGGGCGAGTGCACCGCCTGCTGCGCAAAGGCAACTACGCGGAGCGGGTGGGGGCCGGTGCCCCCGTGTACCTGGCGGCCGTGCTTGAATACCTGACCGCAGAGATCCTGGAACTGGCGGGTAACGCTGCCCGAGACAACAAGAAAACGCGCATCATCCCTCGCCACTTGCAACTAGCCGTGAGAAATGACGAAGAGCTCAACAAATTACTTGGGGGCGTCACCATCGCCCAGGGAGGTGTCTTGCCTAACATCCAGGCCGTTTTGTTGCCTAAGAAAACGGAGAGTCACAAACCTGGCAAGAACAAGTAA
- the H2BC21 gene encoding histone H2B type 2-E — MPEPAKSAPAPKKGSKKAVTKAQKKDGKKRKRSRKESYSIYVYKVLKQVHPDTGISSKAMGIMNSFVNDIFERIAGEASRLAHYNKRSTITSREIQTAVRLLLPGELAKHAVSEGTKAVTKYTSSK, encoded by the coding sequence ATGCCCGAGCCGGCAAAATCCGCTCCCGCGCCTAAGAAGGGTTCGAAGAAAGCAGTCACCAAAGCTCAGAAGAAGGATGGCAAAAAGCGCAAGCGCAGCCGCAAGGAGAGTTATTCCATCTACGTGTACAAGGTGCTGAAGCAGGTGCATCCCGATACCGGTATTTCGTCTAAGGCCATGGGTATCATGAATTCTTTCGTTAATGATATCTTTGAGCGCATCGCCGGGGAGGCTTCCCGCCTAGCGCATTACAACAAGCGTTCCACCATCACGTCCCGGGAGATCCAGACGGCGGTGCGCCTGCTGCTGCCCGGGGAGCTGGCCAAGCATGCGGTGTCCGAGGGCACCAAGGCCGTCACCAAGTACACCAGTTCCAAGTGA
- the LOC109451554 gene encoding histone H2A type 2-C, whose amino-acid sequence MSGRGKQGGKARAKAKSRSSRAGLQFPVGRVHRLLRKGNYAERVGAGAPVYMAAVLEYLTAEILELAGNAARDNKKTRIIPRHLQLAIRNDEELNKLLGKVTIAQGGVLPNIQAVLLPKKTESHKAKSK is encoded by the coding sequence ATGTCTGGTCGTGGAAAGCAAGGTGGCAAGGCTCGCGCTAAAGCCAAGTCGCGATCATCCCGGGCTGGTCTCCAGTTCCCGGTAGGGCGAGTGCATCGTCTGCTGCGCAAGGGTAATTATGCCGAGCGGGTGGGGGCTGGCGCGCCGGTCTACATGGCGGCCGTGCTCGAGTACCTGACCGCGGAGATCCTGGAGCTGGCGGGCAACGCCGCCCGAGACAACAAGAAGACGCGCATCATCCCTCGTCACCTGCAGCTGGCTATCCGCAACGACGAGGAGCTGAACAAGCTGCTGGGCAAAGTCACCATCGCCCAGGGCGGCGTTTTGCCCAACATTCAGGCAGTTTTATTACCAAAGAAGACCGAGAGCCACAAagccaaaagcaaataa